One genomic window of Methyloterricola oryzae includes the following:
- the rbfA gene encoding 30S ribosome-binding factor RbfA — MPREFTRSDRVAAQMQRELAELLRTRVRDPALGMVTLNAVELTRDLAVAKAYVSFLGAREEAKACIKILNQSVPSLRHELGRRIRMRVMPELRFVHDDSIERGLRIQSLLAGNPPEGDGAASDADRQAEDS, encoded by the coding sequence ATGCCGCGTGAGTTTACCCGTAGCGACCGTGTCGCGGCGCAAATGCAGCGCGAATTGGCGGAGTTGCTGAGGACCCGGGTCCGCGATCCCGCTTTGGGCATGGTGACCTTGAACGCGGTGGAACTTACGCGCGATCTGGCGGTGGCAAAGGCCTACGTCAGTTTTCTCGGAGCCCGCGAGGAGGCCAAGGCCTGCATCAAGATCCTCAATCAGTCGGTTCCGTCCCTGCGGCATGAACTGGGCAGGCGCATCCGCATGCGGGTCATGCCCGAGCTGCGCTTCGTGCACGATGATTCCATCGAGCGCGGGCTGCGCATCCAGTCCCTGTTGGCCGGAAACCCGCCGGAGGGCGACGGCGCTGCCAGCGACGCGGATCGTCAGGCCGAGGACTCATGA